From Elaeis guineensis isolate ETL-2024a chromosome 16, EG11, whole genome shotgun sequence, a single genomic window includes:
- the LOC140854282 gene encoding uncharacterized protein produces MKLACLYCGKSFAGGGINRFKQHLVGVKGEVEPCCKVPADIRHQMIQNIQAISEKKKRTKEMGEDYNPFSARHKEHEEQVYYRQLGEDDDIQEISPSSNKSTGNTRGKNIEGEKEKQLETIRNYFMPRTTPGAQPTIKSLLQNKEAVEKCDLAVAKWMIDACVPFNAVNSKYYQCMIDAIASMGPGYKAPNFYSVHGYLLTKNVDEVKKYVESFRATWKKIGCTIMADGWTDQCRRILINFLVYYPRGTVFLKSVDASDTSKTADMLYKLFKEIVMSVGFENMVHVVTDNAANYVAADKKLEQDFPTLFWSPCAAHCLNLIMQDIGKLVSVKNTVAHAAGITKYIYNHCYPLYLMRKFTGGKEIIRPAPTRFATNFIALQSILGHKDALRAMVTSREWTTSAYAKDSKGKKLTDDVLNSLFWNECATIVKLTEPLIRVFRIVDSDDRPSMGYLYHAMHQARNEMIKRFRRRKIVVEPYLRIVDSR; encoded by the coding sequence ATGAAGTTGGCATGCTTGTATTGTGGAAAGTCATTTGCTGGTGGTGGGATCAATCGCTTCAAACAACATCTTGTAGGAGTAAAAGGAGAAGTAGAACCATGTTGCAAGGTGCCGGCGGATATTCGCCATCAAATGATACAAAATATTCAAGCTATTagcgagaagaagaaaagaacaaaGGAAATGGGTGAAGATTACAATCCCTTTAGTGCAAGGCATAAGGAACATGAGGAACAAGTGTATTATAGGCAATTAGGTGAAGATGATGACATACAAGAAATTTCTCCCTCATCAAACAAGTCTACGGGTAATacaagaggtaaaaatatagaaggtgaaaaagaaaaacaactaGAAACAATTAGAAATTATTTCATGCCAAGAACAACTCCTGGTGCTCAACCAACTATAAAAAGCTTGTTGCAAAACAAAGAAGCAGTTGAAAAGTGTGATCTTGCAGTGGCAAAATGGATGATAGATGCATGTGTGCCATTTAATGCTGTCAACTCTAAGTATTATCAGTGCATGATAGATGCAATAGCTAGTATGGGGCCTGGTTACAAAGCTCCAAATTTTTATTCTGTTCATGGTTATTTGTTAACCAAGAATGTTGATGAGGTGAAAAAGTATGTTGAAAGCTTTCGTGCCACATGGAAGAAAATAGGATGCACAATCATGGCTGATGGATGGACAGATCAGTGTAGGagaattttgattaattttttagtttattatCCTAGAGGGACCGTATTTTTGAAAAGCGTGGATGCTTCAGATACCTCAAAGACAGCTGATATGTTGTACAAATTGTTCAAAGAAATTGTCATGTCTGTTGGTTTTGAAAATATGGTTCATGTAGTGACTGATAATGCTGCAAACTATGTTGCTGCCGATAAAAAATTGGAGCAAGACTTTCCTACACTTTTTTGGTCACCTTGTGCTGCTCATTGTCTTAATCTCATCATGCAAGACATTGGCAAGTTAGTTTCAGTGAAGAACACCGTAGCCCATGCTGCAGGTAtcacaaaatatatttataatcattgtTATCCTTTATATTTGATGAGAAAATTTACTGGTGGAAAGGAGATAATTCGTCCGGCACCTACACGTTTTGCTACCAATTTTATTGCTTTACAAAGCATATTGGGCCACAAAGATGCATTAAGAGCAATGGTGACTTCTAGAGAGTGGACAACTTCAGCTTATGCTAAGGATAGTAAAGGAAAAAAGCTCACCGATGACGTGCTTAATTCTCTTTTTTGGAATGAATGTGCCACCATTGTTAAACTAACAGAGCCTTTAATTCGAGTTTTTAGGATTGTTGACAGTGATGATAGACCTTCAATGGGTTACTTGTATCATGCTATGCATCAAGCTAGAAATGAAATGATCAAGAGATTTAGAAGGAGAAAGATTGTAGTTGAACCTTATTTGAGAATAGTTGATTCTCGATGA